One Sodalinema gerasimenkoae IPPAS B-353 DNA segment encodes these proteins:
- a CDS encoding PAS domain S-box protein, translating to MTFPMSPDPEAYAALQEEVQRLRQALTDREARLKQLETHLPACLYELHRSPSGDLSWQKVSPGSRDLLRLDPEDFGRWVDRIHPQDAPRWHQAIATSEATETDLAWQGRVFIPQSKGKTIEQSIRILARPQRQEDESTRWQGLAIAIDAPTVHATPSQTPAFFASLLEILPMAVLVKAAEDFRFCAVNSSGAQILGREVEELLGKTDYDLFPPEQADYFRRVDESVLTHHEVVEIPRESVQVGKSNRLMRTRKLAIWDGERPTHVAIVCEDITEQEITKAQLAEQERTLRAIVDNAPIWIWTTDALGHMNFINRTFCEDVGVTPKQVYEAAHYQEVFGLDAVRNCIESDHISFSQDEPCFADERFPFVDGRTHHLETIKVRLKDAQGEVTGLVGLAMDATERKQAEAALAEQRSLLDAFIDTAPVGMAILDPQFRYLEVNENLAKMTGYPVQDHIGRTLGDIVPDLAQTLYGRVEAMLLSGEPILNQEFTGQTAASPGVERHWLFSAFPIQDSRDNLIAFGATVLDITERQQAQQQLQTLTRNLQDAQRIAHIGNWEIDVATGQTTCSDEIFHIVGIPVRREPMAQEEMFQYFHPDDRPLVRQGIRHCIDTGQPYDIDVRILRANGELGYVREKCEAQYDEVGNLVSIFGIAMDITERKRAELTLRESEERFRTLVEATTQIVWNANAKGAFTWEQPDWSEFTGMSFDELRDWGWINSIHPNDRNETTAVWSHAVQTRSLYQIEHRLRRADGEYRDMNVRAVPILDEDGNLREWIGVNTDITDRKDAERALQRSEAKLRQQAENLQATLDQLQRTQNQLVQSEKMSALGQLVAGVAHEINNPVNFIYGNLTHAEEYTQDLMRVIEAYQQRYPEADMELEELLEEVDLDYLIDDLPKLIGSMRVGAQRIRDIVRSLRNFSRLDESEFKAVNLHDGIESTLMILQNRLKAKPDSSGIEIVRRYGNLPAVDCYAGQINQVLMNILANAVDALEERDRNRSPSELDAAPSRITITTAVTRGNYVQVLIADNGVGIPPKVQHQIFDPFFTTKPIGKGTGLGMSISYQIITDKHHGSLTCTSEPGVGTSFLIEIPIHQTVNHSTLS from the coding sequence ATGACTTTTCCTATGTCTCCTGATCCCGAAGCCTATGCCGCCTTGCAGGAAGAGGTGCAACGACTACGGCAGGCCCTAACCGATCGCGAGGCACGCTTAAAACAGCTCGAAACCCATTTGCCCGCCTGCTTGTATGAACTCCATCGGTCCCCCAGTGGCGACCTTTCCTGGCAGAAGGTATCCCCAGGCAGTCGGGATCTCTTACGGTTGGACCCAGAAGACTTTGGCCGTTGGGTCGATCGCATCCATCCCCAGGATGCCCCCCGCTGGCACCAGGCGATCGCCACCTCAGAAGCGACAGAAACGGATTTGGCTTGGCAAGGACGAGTTTTTATCCCCCAGTCCAAGGGAAAAACCATTGAGCAGTCAATTCGTATCCTGGCCCGCCCGCAACGCCAGGAAGACGAGTCCACCCGTTGGCAGGGGTTAGCCATTGCCATTGATGCCCCCACAGTTCATGCGACCCCCAGCCAAACCCCCGCCTTTTTCGCCTCCTTACTGGAGATTTTGCCCATGGCGGTGTTAGTCAAAGCCGCCGAAGATTTTCGCTTCTGTGCCGTCAACAGCAGCGGTGCTCAAATCCTGGGGAGAGAGGTAGAAGAGTTACTCGGGAAAACCGATTATGACTTGTTTCCCCCAGAACAAGCCGATTATTTCCGGCGCGTGGATGAATCGGTGTTAACCCATCATGAGGTAGTCGAAATTCCCAGGGAGTCCGTGCAAGTGGGCAAGAGCAATCGCCTCATGCGCACTCGTAAACTGGCCATCTGGGATGGGGAGCGGCCCACCCATGTGGCGATCGTCTGTGAGGACATCACCGAACAAGAAATCACCAAAGCCCAACTGGCAGAACAGGAACGAACCCTACGGGCAATTGTCGACAATGCCCCCATCTGGATTTGGACCACAGATGCCTTGGGACATATGAACTTTATTAACCGAACCTTCTGTGAGGATGTGGGGGTGACTCCCAAACAGGTTTATGAGGCCGCTCACTATCAAGAGGTCTTTGGCCTAGACGCAGTTCGCAATTGTATTGAGTCCGATCATATTAGTTTCAGCCAAGATGAGCCTTGTTTTGCCGATGAGCGTTTTCCTTTTGTGGATGGGAGGACCCATCACCTCGAAACCATCAAAGTACGGCTGAAAGATGCCCAAGGTGAGGTGACAGGGTTAGTAGGTTTGGCTATGGATGCCACCGAACGCAAACAAGCGGAGGCGGCATTGGCCGAACAGCGATCGCTCCTTGATGCGTTTATTGATACTGCCCCGGTGGGGATGGCCATTCTAGACCCTCAGTTTCGCTATCTCGAAGTGAATGAAAATCTGGCCAAGATGACCGGTTATCCAGTCCAAGACCATATTGGGCGAACCTTAGGGGACATTGTGCCGGACTTAGCCCAGACCCTGTATGGTCGAGTTGAGGCGATGTTGTTGAGTGGGGAACCGATTCTTAATCAGGAGTTTACCGGGCAAACTGCGGCCAGTCCCGGAGTTGAACGCCATTGGCTCTTTTCGGCGTTTCCCATTCAAGACAGCCGCGACAACCTGATTGCGTTTGGGGCAACGGTGTTAGATATTACCGAGCGTCAACAGGCTCAGCAACAACTGCAAACCCTAACCCGAAATCTCCAGGATGCCCAACGGATTGCCCATATTGGGAATTGGGAGATTGATGTGGCCACGGGACAAACCACCTGTTCCGATGAGATTTTTCATATTGTCGGTATCCCAGTCCGCCGAGAACCGATGGCCCAAGAGGAAATGTTTCAATATTTCCATCCCGACGATCGCCCCCTGGTGCGCCAGGGAATCCGCCATTGTATTGATACGGGCCAACCCTATGACATTGATGTACGGATTCTTCGTGCCAATGGGGAGTTGGGCTATGTCCGAGAAAAATGTGAAGCCCAATATGATGAGGTGGGCAATTTAGTGAGTATCTTTGGCATTGCCATGGATATCACGGAACGCAAACGGGCGGAGTTAACCCTGCGGGAGAGTGAAGAACGCTTCCGAACCTTGGTTGAAGCTACCACTCAGATTGTCTGGAATGCCAACGCGAAGGGGGCGTTTACCTGGGAACAGCCGGACTGGAGTGAGTTTACGGGGATGAGTTTTGATGAGTTACGGGATTGGGGCTGGATTAATAGTATTCATCCCAACGATCGCAATGAAACCACAGCGGTGTGGTCCCATGCCGTGCAAACTCGCAGTCTTTATCAGATTGAACATCGCTTGCGACGGGCCGATGGGGAATACCGCGATATGAATGTGCGGGCGGTTCCGATTTTAGATGAGGATGGCAATTTGCGGGAATGGATTGGGGTGAATACGGATATCACCGATCGCAAGGATGCTGAACGGGCCCTACAACGCTCGGAAGCGAAGTTACGGCAACAGGCGGAGAATCTTCAGGCGACGCTGGATCAATTGCAACGGACGCAAAATCAGTTAGTCCAGAGTGAGAAGATGTCGGCCCTAGGGCAGTTGGTGGCGGGGGTGGCCCATGAGATTAACAATCCGGTGAACTTTATTTATGGCAATCTCACCCATGCCGAGGAATATACTCAGGATTTGATGCGGGTGATTGAGGCCTATCAGCAGCGATATCCTGAGGCGGATATGGAGTTGGAGGAGTTGCTGGAGGAGGTGGATTTAGACTATCTGATTGATGATCTGCCGAAACTGATTGGTTCGATGCGGGTGGGGGCGCAACGGATTCGCGATATTGTGCGATCGCTGCGGAATTTCTCTCGCCTCGATGAGTCGGAGTTTAAGGCGGTGAATCTCCATGATGGCATTGAAAGCACTCTGATGATTCTGCAAAATCGCCTCAAGGCCAAACCCGATTCGTCGGGGATTGAGATTGTGCGACGTTATGGCAATTTGCCCGCGGTGGACTGTTATGCGGGGCAGATTAATCAGGTGTTGATGAATATCTTGGCCAATGCGGTCGATGCCCTGGAGGAGCGCGATCGCAACCGCAGCCCCTCAGAACTCGATGCGGCCCCGAGTCGCATTACCATTACGACGGCAGTGACGCGAGGCAACTATGTCCAGGTGCTGATTGCGGATAATGGGGTGGGGATTCCCCCGAAGGTACAACATCAGATTTTTGACCCGTTCTTTACCACCAAACCCATTGGCAAGGGAACGGGGTTAGGGATGTCCATTAGCTATCAGATTATTACGGATAAGCATCATGGCAGTCTGACTTGTACCTCGGAACCGGGGGTCGGGACCAGTTTTCTTATTGAAATCCCCATTCATCAGACGGTGAACCACTCAACGCTATCTTAA
- a CDS encoding PD-(D/E)XK nuclease family protein has product MSAKNFSTSQPSQGAIATEAGTAIADPEPIPRLSQTALNRLEKCPRWFQNSLIEHRESPLDPQQQQRLARGNQFHQLMQQRELGLPVETLLGEDDPLRQWMQDFLERAPSHITPNPFCGSIEHREAEHERRLVWQDILWLVRYDLLLLSPDQAQILDWKTYPRPRSPKQLRNTWQTRLYPFVLAETSSYPPDAISMTYWFVEGSPSQESESSSNSPEQPSQCWQFNYSQLDHQKTRQDLETLAQQFHHYWRAYQQGQDFPRRGPAGGACDLSNCFCQTLDSLGQPAACPPTALKEIPEVSL; this is encoded by the coding sequence ATGAGCGCAAAAAACTTTTCTACCAGCCAACCCTCCCAAGGGGCGATCGCAACGGAGGCGGGAACTGCGATCGCCGACCCAGAGCCAATTCCACGCCTATCCCAAACTGCCCTAAACCGCCTAGAAAAATGCCCTCGCTGGTTTCAAAATAGCCTGATTGAGCATCGAGAATCCCCCCTAGACCCGCAACAGCAACAGCGACTGGCCCGAGGCAACCAATTTCACCAACTGATGCAACAACGAGAATTGGGGCTACCCGTCGAAACCCTCTTAGGGGAGGATGACCCCCTGCGGCAATGGATGCAAGACTTTCTGGAGCGGGCCCCCAGCCACATCACCCCCAACCCCTTTTGCGGCTCCATCGAGCACCGCGAGGCCGAACATGAACGCCGCCTGGTCTGGCAGGATATCCTCTGGCTGGTTCGTTACGACCTCCTACTCCTCTCCCCAGACCAGGCCCAAATCCTCGACTGGAAAACTTACCCCCGACCCCGAAGCCCTAAACAGTTGCGAAACACCTGGCAAACCCGGCTCTATCCCTTCGTTCTCGCCGAAACCAGCTCCTATCCTCCTGACGCCATCTCCATGACCTACTGGTTTGTCGAAGGCTCCCCCAGCCAGGAGTCTGAGTCTTCCTCCAACTCCCCGGAACAGCCAAGCCAATGTTGGCAATTCAACTATTCCCAACTTGACCATCAAAAAACACGACAGGACCTTGAAACCCTAGCCCAACAGTTCCACCACTATTGGCGAGCCTATCAGCAGGGACAAGACTTTCCCCGCCGTGGTCCCGCAGGAGGAGCCTGTGACCTATCCAACTGTTTTTGTCAGACCCTAGACTCTTTAGGACAACCCGCGGCCTGCCCCCCCACGGCCCTCAAGGAAATTCCCGAAGTTTCCCTCTAA